The DNA window CGGGCGAACCGCCTGACCCCGGTTGTGCTCGGTGAAAAAACGTCAGGAGAAGAAAAGTACATGCCAGAACCAGAACAGAGAACGTCCAAGGAAAGAAACCCGTTTGAAGCGTTCGGGCTCCGTCCCGAGCTCCTCCGCGCCGTAGCGGAGAAGAACTACACCACCCCGACCCCCATCCAGGAGAAGGCGATCCCCTTCGTGCTCGAGGGGAAGGACCTCCTCGGCTGCGCGCAGACCGGCACCGGGAAGACGGCCGCCTTCGCCCTCCCGATCCTCAACCGGCTCCAGGAGACGCCCTGGAAGGGGAGCGGACGGCGGCCCATCCGCGCCCTCGTGCTGACGCCGACCCGGGAGCTGGCCTCCCAGATCGCGGAGAGCTTCGGAGCGTACGGCAGGCACACGGCCCTCAAGCACGCCATCGTGTTCGGCGGCGTCAGCCAGCACCCGCAGGCGCAGGCCCTTGAGCGGGGGATCGACATCCTCGTGGCCACGCCCGGACGGCTGCTCGACCTCATGTCGCAGGGGCTCGTCAACCTGCGGACCGTCGAGACCTTCGTCCTGGACGAGGCCGACCGGATGCTCGACATGGGCTTCATCAACGACATCCGGCGGATCATCGACCAATTGCCCGGGAAGCGGCAGACCCTTTTCTTCTCGGCCACGATGCCGGGGGAGATTCGAGGACTTGCCGACACCATCCTGCGCGACCCGGTCCGGGTGGCCGTAACGCCCGTGGCGACTCCGGCCGAGGCCGTGGCGCACCAGGTCCACTACGTGGAGAAACCGGAGAAGATCGCGCTGCTCAAGCACCTCCTGGACGGTCCTTCCGTCAAGAACGCGCTGATCTTCACCCGCACGAAGCACGGCGCCGACGGGGTCACCCGGCAGCTCGTCCGTCACAAGGTGATGGCCGAGGCGATCCACGGCAACAAGTCGCAAAACGCCCGCGAAAAGGCCCTGGGGCGATTCAAGCGGGGCCAAACGAGGGTGCTCGTGGCGACGGACATCGCCGCCCGGGGCCTCGACATCGTCGACCTGTCCCACGTGATCAACTTCGACCTCCCCAACGAGCCGGAAAGCTACGTTCACCGGATCGGCCGCACGGGCCGGGCCGGCGCCTCCGGCATCGCCCTGTCCTTCTGCTCCTTCGAGGAGCGCCCCTTCCTCGCCGGGATCGAACGGCTCATCCGCAAGCACCTCCCGGTGGCGGAGGCTCATCCCTACCGCTCCGACCGCAATCCCGGTCCTGCGACGGACCTCGACCCGCGGCGGGCGAACGGCGTGCCGGTCCTTTCCATGACTCGCGCCGACGAGCTGTTCCGGCCGGGCCGCATGGACGCCTTCCCCGGCCGTTCCGACGGCCGGCCGGGCCGGTCGCGGCGGGAGTCGAAGTGGGGCGCCGGTTCCGGAAGCGGCAAGCAGGGCAACCGCGACGCGGAGCGCAGCCGCCACGCGCGTTAGGATTCCCGTCCGTCGCAACGGGGGAGCAGAGGGATCGACGGGTGTTTCCCATCGATCCGTGGTATCGTGA is part of the Candidatus Deferrimicrobiaceae bacterium genome and encodes:
- a CDS encoding DEAD/DEAH box helicase; the protein is MPEPEQRTSKERNPFEAFGLRPELLRAVAEKNYTTPTPIQEKAIPFVLEGKDLLGCAQTGTGKTAAFALPILNRLQETPWKGSGRRPIRALVLTPTRELASQIAESFGAYGRHTALKHAIVFGGVSQHPQAQALERGIDILVATPGRLLDLMSQGLVNLRTVETFVLDEADRMLDMGFINDIRRIIDQLPGKRQTLFFSATMPGEIRGLADTILRDPVRVAVTPVATPAEAVAHQVHYVEKPEKIALLKHLLDGPSVKNALIFTRTKHGADGVTRQLVRHKVMAEAIHGNKSQNAREKALGRFKRGQTRVLVATDIAARGLDIVDLSHVINFDLPNEPESYVHRIGRTGRAGASGIALSFCSFEERPFLAGIERLIRKHLPVAEAHPYRSDRNPGPATDLDPRRANGVPVLSMTRADELFRPGRMDAFPGRSDGRPGRSRRESKWGAGSGSGKQGNRDAERSRHAR